The proteins below are encoded in one region of Tachypleus tridentatus isolate NWPU-2018 chromosome 4, ASM421037v1, whole genome shotgun sequence:
- the LOC143248262 gene encoding crustacean hyperglycemic hormone B-like, which produces MIHGWNSVFALVVVTLLAIFASGMAQTRSIQLKPFRDIGCKGEYNKSKFARLNRVCEECYNLYVAPEVVLKCRANCFKNDMFTACVDVLLLEKEKSKFESFVNILMGDSERP; this is translated from the exons atgaTTCACGGATGGAACAGCGTGTTTGCTCTGGTCGTTGTCACGCTACTAGCAATTTTCGCTTCTGGGATGGCTCAAACGAGGTCCATCCAATTGAAACCTTTCCGGGACATTGGCTGTAAAGGAGAATACAACAAGTCTAAATTTGCTCGTCTGAACAGAGTCTGTGAAGAATGCTACAACCTGTATGTAGCACCGGAAGTCGTACTTAAGTGTCG GGCCAACTGTTTCAAGAACGACATGTTTACCGCCTGTGTTGACGTTCTGTTGCTTGAAAAGGAAAAGTCAAAGTTTGAAAGCTTTGTTAACATCTTAATGGGAGACAGTGAAAGACCGTGA
- the LOC143248644 gene encoding crustacean hyperglycemic hormone-like: MAAKYFRFVLMILLLSTTVAKKKILQKRSFSVLGCMGTYDKAKFARLNRVCEECYNLYRIPSVQEDCRFNCFNNDMFPDCVSALLLDPEQQKLDSFVDYLYGKKK; the protein is encoded by the exons ATGGCAGCAAAGTATTTCCGTTTCGTCCTGATGATACTGTTGCTTTCCACAACGGTGGCCAAGAAGAAGATTTTACAGAAGCGAAGTTTTTCTGTATTGGGTTGTATGGGAACTTATGACAAGGCCAAGTTTGCTCGACTGAATCGAGTATGTGAAGAATGTTACAACCTATACAGAATTCCAAGTGTGCAGGAAGATTGCAG gTTCAACTGCTTTAATAACGACATGTTTCCAGATTGTGTCTCTGCCTTGTTGCTGGATCCTGAACAGCAAAAGCTCGACTCTTTTGTAGATTACTTGTATGGAAAGAAGAAATAA